A genomic segment from Lignipirellula cremea encodes:
- a CDS encoding ExeA family protein: MYEKYWQLENKPFENTSDARFYYPGEAHQGALLKLRYAIENRRGLAVLSGVAGLGKTLLAQAMADQLNEQFSPVVHLVFPQMPPDQLLAYLADELTGDTVERTSPVAMDQSVRRIQKTLKENSAQNRHAVVMVDEAHLLADTGALETMRLLLNMEYAQGPALTLLLIGQTSLLTSLDRAPQLDSRVDVKCLLRPFTREESVSYIAHRMRAAGAQTEIFTPDAVESIHELTAGVPRRINRLCDLALLISYAEECARIDGAQIESVSSELVTVTPE, encoded by the coding sequence ATGTACGAAAAGTACTGGCAACTAGAAAACAAGCCGTTCGAAAATACTTCGGATGCGCGATTCTATTACCCTGGCGAGGCCCACCAGGGGGCGCTGCTCAAGCTGCGCTACGCCATCGAGAATCGGCGCGGCCTGGCCGTGCTTAGCGGCGTTGCGGGACTGGGGAAAACTTTGCTGGCCCAGGCAATGGCCGATCAGCTGAACGAACAATTCTCGCCCGTGGTGCATCTGGTTTTTCCCCAGATGCCGCCTGACCAGTTGCTGGCCTACCTGGCTGACGAATTGACCGGCGATACGGTCGAACGTACCTCCCCCGTCGCCATGGATCAAAGCGTACGGCGCATTCAGAAAACGCTCAAAGAAAACTCCGCCCAGAATCGCCATGCGGTGGTGATGGTCGACGAGGCCCATCTGCTGGCGGATACAGGCGCCCTGGAAACGATGCGGCTGCTGTTGAATATGGAGTACGCGCAGGGGCCCGCGCTGACCTTGCTGCTGATCGGGCAGACGTCGCTGCTGACTTCGCTGGATCGGGCGCCGCAGCTGGATAGCCGCGTCGATGTGAAGTGTCTGTTGCGGCCTTTCACGCGGGAAGAGTCGGTCAGCTACATCGCCCATCGGATGCGTGCGGCCGGCGCGCAGACGGAAATCTTTACGCCCGACGCCGTGGAAAGCATCCACGAACTGACAGCCGGCGTGCCGCGTCGCATCAATCGCCTGTGCGATCTGGCCCTGCTGATCTCCTACGCCGAAGAGTGCGCCCGGATCGACGGCGCGCAGATCGAATCGGTCTCCAGCGAGCTGGTCACCGTCACCCCCGAATAG